Genomic window (Equus quagga isolate Etosha38 chromosome 12, UCLA_HA_Equagga_1.0, whole genome shotgun sequence):
CTCAGAGGAAGTAGACAGGAATGTTTCCCGCAAAGAGGCCTGTTTCCCTTGAAATGCTGGAGATGACAGGGCGTGGACAGCGTGAGTCACAGTTTCAGCTGGAAACTAGACATAATCCAGAACACTCAGGGGAAATAAAACAAGGTGATGAAGCTTAGCCACTGGTGAAATAAAATCAGACAAATGAGCCCAGGAATGGGCAGCCGTATTAGCAGAACCTTCCAGAAATTGAGACGTGGGGCCTCTCACACAGTGGCCACCTTTACTCTGGCTCTCGTTGCTCTCAACAGGACTGGGCGCTGGTGTTTGGGTTTCTCGCGCCTTCTTGCCTAGGGGAATCCCGCCAGGTTGGAATGCCTAATTAAGAAGGACTCCTCTCTGTCACTGTGCCCATAGCAGACCCTCAGACATCACGCTGCAGCCCCGCCCAACCCGCCTGTGGGACCTGGGGGCTCTCTCTGGCCCTGGGGCTATGGGACAGCTGTGTCCCTACGCCATCCTCTTTGCTCGGCTTCCTCTCCTTACAGCCTTCCCTCTTCCTGAGAGGTGGAGACTGAGAGAAACAAAGCAGCTTGTGAAAAGGCaagtctttgttcttttcaagaaAAGGGATATAAAAAAGCAATCTGGTTTATCTTCCAAATGACTGCGCTGAACCAAATGCAGTCAGCCCATTCTCGATGATATGTCACAAAAGGGAGCTCTTCTCTGTTTGCGGGGTAAGTGCCGTGATGGAGGCAATGGATGTGGGGCGGCCAGGTGTGTCTTGCTTTACTCGCTCGTGGTCTGGCCCTCCCTGCCCTCGCCTCCTCCCACTGTGTGGAAAGGGTCAGGGAGTCACACTGGGCTTTCACACATAGAAACAGGGCACAGGAGAATTGAGTAACTCACCTGAAGTCACAGAGCTTGGACCAGGTGTGAGAGAACTCACAGGGTGTCTTCATCTAGAAccgtgggggtgggagggagtctGACCTCCCGCCTCGATCTTCAGGGTGGCAGGGAGGACCCCATTTTCTGTGGGATGGCCGAGGTGACTCAGACTCTGGGTGCCCCCAGGGCACTCAGGGAGCTCCATAACCACCCCCACCCCGAAGAATGGAAAACCCAGCACTTGACAGACAGATCTGAATGCTCCAGAGCCTGCAGGCAAGTTCCTGGCTCACCTCTGAGGGAGACAGGCTCACCTCTGACCTGTGGACCTGCACCCGTGGGCTGGGCTGGCACATCCTCATGGCACCGTTTGAGTGACGGTTAGAATGGAGCACACCTGCTGGCCTCTTCAATCTCACCTCAGCCAGCAGGATTGGGCCTCTGAAGGGGTCAGTGACCTCGCAGAGGAGCAACCCCAGGCCCTGGACAGAGCCAGCAGGCCTTAGACGCCCAAGCAACTTGTGACTCCCATGGCAGTGGTGATGGATTGGCACAAAGATGCACCACCGATGGAGAATACAGTGTTGCAACCTTCGAGCTAGACCCGGATGCTGCGATCCCAGGTCACAGTGCCAgctttgaaaacacacacacatcatccCATGCCCTACACATCTGCCTGGGTTCCTGGATTAGGGACATCTGTGGCAGTGCCCACCATTGTCTCTGCTCTCGCTGGGTCCTCTCCCTCTCGTCACCTGTAAGCCCTTCTCTGGTGGCCAGGGCAGTGCCTTTGGGCATTGTTCCACCTCTGGATCTTTGGGAGGGTTCTGTGGCGCTGACTCAGGGCACACTAGACATTTCCTCCCTCTGGGGTGTTCTTGGCGGCTCCCCAAGAATCAGCTAGGGCAAAAACGATAATGAAAACTGTAAGCGCTGTTTCCTAGTACACAGGAGACTGTATCATGTGGCTGATCATGGCAGCTGTCGATGAGGCACTGACTGTGCCAGCACTTTCctaaatcatctcatttgatctgtATGCCTCTGCGGGGCATGACAGCATTCACACATTagcaaactgaggcccggagaggaaggacacttgcccaaagtcacatggctagcAAGTGTCCCATTTTGACTAACGACCATAACTACAGGGGGTGGGAATTGTTATTTCCGTTTGTACTAAGTCACTCCAGTTTGGGGACCCCAACAGAGGCCAGGCAAGACAACGGCAGCAGTCACGCCCTGGGAAGGTGAGGTGGAGATCCAGCTTTCCCACGTGATCCTGGAGCAGGACTCATGGCTCCCCCACAGTCAGGGGCCGTGCAGCACCCGCCCGAGTGTCCTGGCGCCTGTGGGTTCTCGGGGCGTCCTTCAGACGTCTGCCTCTCCAAATAGAGTCTATGCTTCCCAGAAATCTCCACGATTCCCTAGTCAGCTTCTTGAAGGCAATGAAATTCTATCTATTTCAACTACATGACCTCTTTTCAAACATCTGTTGTGTTATTGTGCTCATTTCATGGAGAATCCAATCTTGGCACGTGAGGCCAAATGGatcatttgtgtttctataaAATTACATTGTCTAAATAGGGCTAAATTGTTATGACAACTTATTGGAACAACCAAGAATGTTGTAAATGCCAAACAGATCCTGCAAATCACCCCGGTCAGCCATGACAGCATGATTTACAACCTCGAGTTTCACGCACGagctgggagctgtggctggAGACGGAGCATGTGAACACGCCCTGCGGCAGCCAGTTCCTCGGCGTGGTCTCTCCTTCTGAACGCTGACGAGCATCTTTGCTCATGGAAGCCAGTTGCCAGGTGAGCACAAGTCCACCTTAAAAACAACACTCAGCCTAgtcaaattttctataaatattgtGAGTGATAAATTATGTTAGGAGACTATTTATGAAACGTGGAAAAATCAATAATGCTCTATGAGGAGTGTGTACCTGGCCGAGGAGCCGAAGAAGACTCAGAAGGCTGGGTCGGCCCAAGTCTCCAGCAAAGGTCGTAGGggtctctcctttcattcttggGCATGCAGGCGGGGGGAGGCAGGGGCGGCGCCTTTCTGTTTCCAACAGCACAGGAACAGAGACCGCAGGCTACTAAGGGTCTGCTGTGTGCCCGCCCGTAGGAAGCGTCCACATGTGTTGCCTCCTGTAACTGAAGCTTCACGACAGTGTGATGGCGTCATGACTCCTACCCTCCCCATTTGACAGACTAGGATCCCACATCTCTGGAGGTGACGAGGTTGAGTCCAATCCCACAGCCCGCTGATGGCCTAGCTGAGTCCCCAAGTCCAGCTGTGAGGCAGTCAGGTGGTCTCAGCTCCTCAGCCTCCTGTTGTGATGGTCACTCGCACCTCCTCCCAGGCGCTCTGCTGACTGCTTCGCAggtatgaactcatttaatcctcacaaagcCCCACAAGACGTGAAGTTGCATTGTTCCCTATTGCGGTTGAGGAAACAGTCACACAATGTTGTGCCACATAGCAATGAACAGAGCGGTTCAGCGGCTTGCCTAagatcacccagctagtaagtatTGAgcgggatttgaactcaggataGATGTGTTCTACCCTTTCAACGCAGAACAGTTGGAAGATCCACAAGCCACCCCCTGGGAGAAGTGAGTCCTCGTAAGGTTTTGCACGCCtggcattttgtgtgtgtgtgtgtgtgtgaggaagatttgccctgagctagcatctgtgccagtcttcctctactttgtatgtgggatgccgccacagcacggcctatgagtggagtaggtccgcccccgggatccaaacctgtgaatccgggccaccgaagtggagaggGGGAACTTTAActgctgggccatggggctgcaCACTTGGCATTTCTGTACCCCAGGAGGGTCATGCAGCACCTCACACCTCTGTACAACGAAATTACTTTCAGAAAGAACCGTTGTAATCAGTGtcaatgattttttctttagttgttctttagttttaaaacaaactattaaaaaagatgaagcttcaatttaaaaatatgctgttCAGATTCATTTAAATACCTTGTGTAGGAACTAAAATTTACACTTACTTGATAAAAATATCGCGTCTCACAGCTCCCACTCTGTTCCCCTGTTTTGAACTTTCAACACAGAACTCTAAGCGCTCTCAGAGAATGACAGGCCGAGTGCCTGGacctctgctcctttccctcgcagcctctgtgcttcctgtgcaCTGCAGCTCTGCCGGGCGGTGCACGCAGGAGCTAAGCATGGCCCGCCCTGAACTCCCGGTGGGGCAGCGGGGGTCCCCGCGGGCGGGGGGCCAGCTCTGCAACTGCGAGGTCTCCTAACTGACCACGGTGCAGAATACAATGCTGAGTAAAGGGTAAGTCATTTAAAGGTGCTGACCTGAGGCTTGCATACACATTACTAAAACTACAGTGACCGTCACAATTGTTTTAGAATTTAGACCAACaagttttttggggggaggcAAATTTTATCATTGACTTTGTTTAGAATTAGTGGAATTTAGTGAAATTAACaaggtaataaaaaaaaagaccaacttgtaatcagttttattattgttttaaatttcctgCAGACTCTGTGGAATGCATCACTTCTCTTCTCTGGCAACCCTGACCGCCACCTCAGAGCCTGGCACCCCCTGCTTACCTGGCCACCTCTGGAACATGCCCTCACCCACCGAGAGAACTACTGTTGAGCCCTGTGGCCGGCCAGCTTCCCCTAGCTCCTGTCACTCTCCCTCAGGGGCTGTGCTCTTGTCCCTCATGCCACCTGTCTGGTACAAAGGTCATAAAGTACCAAAACCCATCTCCCCTTTGGCTCCATGTGCAGAAAACAGAATCTGTGCATAGGAAGTGTCATAGACATTTGTTGAGTGAGCGAATAAACCTCCATTTTCTGGGGGAGAACTGGCTGACATATATTGGGCACCTATTAGGTATGCCAGGAAAAACACAATGTGGCTTTGCAGATCCTCTTTCATTCGATTTTTAGTTcggaatataaagaaaaagagaagccagaTTCCTGAACGACCCAGAAACCAATCACTGTGCTCCAGAGTAACTGAGAGGTTAAACTCTCCCCGTGCTAGAGACCAGCAGGGGCCGTCTTCAGCATCGTACGAAGTCGAATTTTAAGACAATTTAAACAGAAAGCTCAGCATCCTCGTTGGGAGTCTGGAATGAACGTAGACAGGTGGGCTATGGCCCAGGGCACACGCCATGCTGTCAGGCTTGTGGTGATTCTGGAACACTTGAGATGgctccccccttcccccaccccgaAAGTCTGCGGAGGAAAGCTCTCCGGCCTCCCGGCTGCCATTCCTCTTCTTTAACTCTCAGTCCTCGGAGAGGTTTGATAAAGTCTGCATGCTAAATAAAATGTGGCGGATCATCATCCAAGGGAGAATTCAGGATGTGAGCCTCAGCATTTCCTCAAAGTTGGCATCCAAACTATCGTAAGTACTTGGTAGAACTCAGCCAAATGCCACCAGTAACATAAGCCCTCCTCCTTCCGCCGAGCTCGCAGGCACgtgccccagtgcctggcactctcctgccccctcctctgtgAATGGGAGAGGACAGCAAGGGACCTGGAGCTGGAGGCCGCCGGCTGCTGGGTCCCAGGTGAGGCAACCCAGCCGAGCTCAGCAGGCAGTGGCTGAAGGACCGAGGGACAGAGTGGAAGTCAGATGTAGGGGACAAGGAGCCGGGTAAGCACTGGAGAAACTGCGCTGTTTCCACACTTGGGTGGATAGTGGGGAGATGGCCCCTGCGTGGTTTACACAGCGGGTTTGGCTCCTGTGCCGTGTGGCAAGGGCTCAGTGGAGTCAGTCCCCGTGTCTCCCCACTTGTGCTCTCCCCAGttccagaggagagagggaagcatgAGTTCACTGATGCTCGAGCAAGAGAGGCTCCCAGGGGCCTGTTCCCAGATCCTTCCTTACGGATGAGGGGAAGAAGAGCTGAGGCTGAGTAAAGCACGTTACTGGAAGGGACGAAGCAGAATCCATGACTCCCAGGGCAGGGTTCCTGCACTTTACTTGGCCTTTCTCACAGCAGGAGCTTTACAAACACTTCCTGggttcataaataaataaactgaacgCACATCTTTCccagttcattttcttctttaagatcTAAACACTTGGTTAAGTGAATACTAGTTGAGGTTGAAAGTTCCCTTGTGGGAGATGAAGAACTGCCAGCAAAAGCAGATGGCCTGACAAAGATCTGGGGGTCAGAATCGGCTAACAAGCTGCAAGTCACTCATTCAACCTGTGTCCTTACGTACCAACCGCGTGGCATTCGGGGTGAACCCTGCTCAATGACAATGGTTAACTGAGGCATCCAGCTCTGGGCTGCACGGATGGCATGAACCAGGAGAAAGGCCCCCACTACGAGTGCAGGCCAACTGCACGCGCCCACGGCCCACGCTGTCGGAGTCGTTTTCTACAATGTGAAGAAGTTCCCTGCCTATAAATAAACCTTTAGAAATGCAGCTTCCCCCAAACAGAGGTCAACACTGAGCCTCACCAAGCCTAAATGTATGTCCAGCTACACTGGCCTGGAGCTGAGGGTACCAGGCTTCCCAGGTCCGCTTGAACCCACCTATTTTACCAGCTTTGGGGCCAAATTCAGATTCCTGAGGATGCAAGTCAAGATGAGGGGGCAGGGAGACTCTCATCCCCAAGAGGCAGCCCCATCTGATTCTTCTCCAGCCCAGGCCCTGTTTCCCCACCTGCAGTGGCCACAGCCTTCAAGGGCCCCCAGCCCTTGGTAGCAAAGCAGGAAGCCATGAAGTCCTCCTGAGGAGCTCCTGTGTCCTtcagctctgctccagccagcGCAGGAAGGGCCTGGTCTGGATCCTCATCACCTCCTGAATCTGCTCCCCCtcatctggggccagcccagtccGCGCTGCCCTCAACTGTGCCTGGAAACCTGCAGTTGCCTGCTGAGTGGTCCCCCCACACCACTCGGGGTCTGTCAGCCAGCTGCCCACTCCACAGCGGGAGGCAATCCTCTACACGGCGGTCTCAGCATGTCGTCCCCTCAGTGCTTCCCCCTGGATTTGAGAACAGAGCCCCCAATCCTCATTGTTCAGTCTCAGAAGGCTCCgcctttccctccctccaacTCTTCAGGCTCTAGGCTCACTGCCCTTCCTTCACTCCTGCGTGGAGTCTGAGTTGAGCACTATATCCTTTGTGGAGGCTGAAAGCCACTGAGTTCCTAAGCCCTATGACACCCTAACTCAGGTCTCTGTGGAGAGCCAACATTGCACATGCTGGTGCCATGCCCAAAAGCTGCCGCTGTCGTTCTCCACTCGAGGGTATCCTCTGGTGTACCAGGTCCTCACCATCAGCCCAGAGCGCCAAGGAGTTGCCACCActagggaggaggggagctggaggagaacggcccagccccctctcctcagCTGGGAAGATGCTAACACGTGGCCAGAGTCTCCCAGAGTGCCCTGGAAATGGCGCTCTAggagccccagggcctccccatgttggctcctttcttccctctttcagtTCGCTTCCAAAATAAACTGTTTCAGTTCCTCTCACTTGCcccaagtccttgtctcagggtctaaTTTGGGGAACCAACCAAACACAGCCCTAGGAGCAAAACATGTCTGATTGCAGGAAAAGAGCCCTTTGATCCGGGGCCTTTGGTGAGCTGCTGTGCTGAAGCTGGCCTGCATGGCTTGGGTTCTCCTTCTGCGCCCAGAACGCCGGCCCTTCCTGGGAACCCTGAGCCAGTGAGGCAGGCGTGCAAGCCCAGGGCCACGAGCCagaagcattttcattttttctttctgatgcttTTTGTGATGCTGCCACATCACAGCACAATATTTGCACTGTGAAACCCTGAAAACTGCCAAATTTCACCCAATTTGTTTTAATGTTCTCAAGGAGCTTGGCATCGTGTTAGAAACAGACATTCCCACGGCCCAGTGCCTATTTAAAAACTGCCTATCTATTTAAAGTTCACCATgaggggaataaaagaaaaaagactcccAAAGCCAAAAGGAACGTGAGATAGGCAAAAGGAAAATCCAGTTTGCTTCtaaaaaaggctgaaaattatAGCCATCCGTGGCCTCATGTCTCAAGTCTGaggatgtttttttctcttctggttGTTTGCAAACCCAAGTGGAATTTTATTATGGGTTACTGAGTGAGCTGTTTCAAGTTCCTGGTCCCAAAAGTCTCGACTCACTCTTTAGCCTGCCACTGAGCTTCCTCatgcacagagagagaatggagcCCAGACCAAGCAGACAGCGTCTCTGCGTCCTGCCGACTTCCCCTCGCTGCCGTGTTTCCTCAGCGCTCAGCCGGGGACCCGGCAAAGCCGCCTGTTGCCTTTTATGAACAACAAAATCGTGATGAAGGCAACAGGAGTCAGAAAACTATTCACTGCAGGAAGCCCCAGTTTCCGGTGAGATATAAGGAGCACCACAGCACAGGATGCGCCTGGGGTCAGGGGGACGTGAAAAGCCGTCAGCCTTTGTGTCCTTCTCTGTGCCGGAGCATCTGCTGCTGAGCCCTCAGCTCCCCTCGGGGCTCAGCTGGGGCCGCCGCGGTCACCGCCGGGCTTCTAGCCTCCCACCAAGAGGGACAGGGAGGCCACCATGGCCACCTCCGCcggcctgctgctgctgctgctgctgctgggccaaCCGAGGGTGGGTGCCGGGGCTGAGAGGAAGGCTGTGGTCTGCGCGGGGACCGCCTGCTACACGGCGCACTGGGACAAGCTGACTGCGGCCGAGGCCCAATCTCACTGCAGCAAGAACGGGGGTAACCTGGCCACGGTGAAGACTGAGGAGGAGGCCCGGCTCATCCAGCGAGCCCtggcccagctcctccagctggAGGCGCCCCTGGTAACTCGGATGGGCAAGTTCTGGATGGGGCTCCAGCGAGAGAAGGGCAAGTGCTTGGACAGCACCCTGCCGCTGAGGGGCTTCAGCTGGGTGGGCGGCGGGGAGAACACGTCCTATGCCAACTGGTACAAGGAGCCCAAGAACAGCTGCACCTTCAGGCGCTGTGTGTCGCTGGTGCTGGAcctgtccctgcctcccctcGCCAGCCACCTCCCCAAGTGGGCCGAGGGCCCCTGTGGGAACCCCGGCTTTTCTGTAAACAACATCGAGGGCTTCGTGTGCAAGTTCAGCTTCAAAGGCATGTGCCGGCCCCTGGCCCTGGGGGGCCCAGGCCAGGTGAACTATACCACCCCCTTCCAGGCCACCAGCTCCTCCTTGGAGGCCGTGCCGTTTGCCTCCATGGCCAACGTGGCCTGTGGGGACAGGAACGAGAGTGAGTGGCATTACTTCCTGTGCAAGGAGAAGGCCCCTGATGTGTTCGACTGGGACAGCTCGGGCCCCCTCTGTGTCAACCCCAAGTACGGCTGCGACTTCAACAATGGGGGCTGCCAGCAGGACTGCTTCGAGGGGGGAGATGGCTCCTTCCGCTGCGGCTGCCGGCCAGGGTTCCGGCTGCTGGACGACCTGGTGACTTGCGCCTCCCGGAACCCTTGCAGCTCCAGCCCGTGCAGAGGGGTGGCTACATGCGTCCCTGAGACCCTCGGGAAAAGCTACCTGTGCCGCTGCCCCCAAGGCTACCAGCTGGACTCCACTCAGCGGGACTGCGTGGACGTAGATGAGTGCCAGGACTCACCCTGTGCCCAGGAGTGTGTCAACACCCCCGGGGGCTTCCACTGCCAGTGCTGGGTGGGCTACGAGCCTAGCGGCCCCGGAGAAGAAACCTGTCGGGACGTGGACGAGTGTGCCCCAGGCCGCTCGCCCTGCGCCCAGGACTGCACCAATACCGATGGCTCGTTCTACTGCTCCTGCAAGGAGGGCTTTGTCCTGGCAGGTGAGGATGACACCCAGTGCCAGGATGTGGACGAGTGTGAGGACTCGGAGGGCCACCTCTGCGACAGCTTGTGCTTCAACATGCAGGGGTCCTTCCGCTGCGGCTGCCTGCCAGGCTGGGAGCTGGCTCCCAATGGGGTCTCCTGCATCATGGGCACCACAACCCTGGGGCCACCAGCTGGGCCTCACCAGGGGGATGACATGGGTGAGAGACAGGGGAACCTTGTGCCTTCTGCCTCAACGTCCAGTCCCACCAGGGACCCCAAGGGCACCTCCAAGGTGGCTCCCACTGTGAGGGGCCCCTCCCTCCTACCCAATGCTcccatcacccccaccccacccaagaCGATGGTCCCCAGTGGGACCCCTGGCGTCTGGATGGAGCCCAGCACCCATCACCCCACGGCCAGCACTGGCCATAGGGAGTCCACGGGTGGAGACTTCGCGGCCAAACCGAACGACGATGGCACCGACGGACAAAAACTGCTCTTATTCTACATCCTGGGCACCGTGGTGGCCATCCTGCTCTTGCTGGCTCTGGCTCTAGGGCTCCTGGTTTATCGCAAGCGGAGAGCAAAgcgggaggagaagaaggagaaaaagcc
Coding sequences:
- the CD93 gene encoding complement component C1q receptor, translating into MATSAGLLLLLLLLGQPRVGAGAERKAVVCAGTACYTAHWDKLTAAEAQSHCSKNGGNLATVKTEEEARLIQRALAQLLQLEAPLVTRMGKFWMGLQREKGKCLDSTLPLRGFSWVGGGENTSYANWYKEPKNSCTFRRCVSLVLDLSLPPLASHLPKWAEGPCGNPGFSVNNIEGFVCKFSFKGMCRPLALGGPGQVNYTTPFQATSSSLEAVPFASMANVACGDRNESEWHYFLCKEKAPDVFDWDSSGPLCVNPKYGCDFNNGGCQQDCFEGGDGSFRCGCRPGFRLLDDLVTCASRNPCSSSPCRGVATCVPETLGKSYLCRCPQGYQLDSTQRDCVDVDECQDSPCAQECVNTPGGFHCQCWVGYEPSGPGEETCRDVDECAPGRSPCAQDCTNTDGSFYCSCKEGFVLAGEDDTQCQDVDECEDSEGHLCDSLCFNMQGSFRCGCLPGWELAPNGVSCIMGTTTLGPPAGPHQGDDMGERQGNLVPSASTSSPTRDPKGTSKVAPTVRGPSLLPNAPITPTPPKTMVPSGTPGVWMEPSTHHPTASTGHRESTGGDFAAKPNDDGTDGQKLLLFYILGTVVAILLLLALALGLLVYRKRRAKREEKKEKKPQSATDSYSWAPERAESRATENQYSPTPGSDC